CATCGAAGCCACTGCCATTGCTATGACGTTCGCCAAAGACTACGCCATCCAATGCGCGGGCGAGACCGTATGGCTGCTGCCCGAGCGCGCGCTATGGTGGCCTGCGCAACGCATGCTGATGGTGGCCGATGCGCATTTCGGCAAGGCGGCCACGTTCCGGGCGCGCGGCGTGCCGGTGCCGGCTGGGAGCACGAGCCAGGCGGTCGCCCGCTTGGATGCCATGCTCGCCAGGCTGCCGGTGGCGCATATCGCGTGGCTGGGCGATCTCCTGCACGCACGCGAGGCGCACGCAGCCATTGATGCGCTCGCCGCCTGGCGCGCACGCCACGCCGAGGTCGCTTGCACGCTGGTCCGCGGCAACCACGACCGCCATGCCGGAGACCCACCTGCCGACCTGCGCTTTAACGTGGTGGAAGAGCCGTGGGCGATCGGGCCCTTCGCGCTGTGCCATGAACCGCAGCGGGTGCCCGATCGCTACGTCATCGCCGGACATGTGCACCCGGGCGTCGTCATCAGCGGACCGGCTCGGGACCGCCTCCGGCTGCCGTGTTTCAGGTTTGGAGCGACCGGCGCCCTGCTGCCCGCATTTGGCGAGTTCACCGGCTTGTGGACGGCACCGGCTGCACCCGGAGAAGCGCTCTTTGCTGTCGCCGACGACTGCGTCTGGCCACTGCCCAGCTAAGGCGCAACTTCTCATTGTTCGTGCAGGGGATCGACTCTCGCGTGAATCGGCGCGTGTTGTTGTGCGCCGGCCCCGAACACACCAGCGGGCACGCCGCGGTCGAGCGAGTACATGGCAATCATGGCAAGGGGGAGCGCCGCGATCGCAAACGGTACTCGCATATCCATGAGCGTCTCCATGTTTGTTCGGGCTTGAAACGCGCGGTGTCTGACGCAGACGCAATGTCCAGGCCCGAGTGACGCTGCACCCGGGCCTGGATGCGGTCATCACGCCTTCGCTTCACCAAGCTCCGCACCGGTGGTCGGATCGACAGCCGGGTCCGAAGCCAGACGCGTCTTCATGGCCTCCA
Above is a genomic segment from Ralstonia pickettii containing:
- the pdeM gene encoding ligase-associated DNA damage response endonuclease PdeM; protein product: MTFAKDYAIQCAGETVWLLPERALWWPAQRMLMVADAHFGKAATFRARGVPVPAGSTSQAVARLDAMLARLPVAHIAWLGDLLHAREAHAAIDALAAWRARHAEVACTLVRGNHDRHAGDPPADLRFNVVEEPWAIGPFALCHEPQRVPDRYVIAGHVHPGVVISGPARDRLRLPCFRFGATGALLPAFGEFTGLWTAPAAPGEALFAVADDCVWPLPS